The following coding sequences are from one Paenibacillus tundrae window:
- a CDS encoding GNAT family N-acetyltransferase has translation MNTTVVEVNNQELLEACFAIRMAIFVEEQGVPAEDEFDAYDALGTEARHILLYVDGVPAASSRLRIVDDVAKLERICVMLEYRKHGLGRVLIDKLEQMALDQGLTKAKLHAQVQASGFYERLGYAPASDVFLEDGIPHLLMVKPLK, from the coding sequence ATGAATACCACTGTTGTTGAGGTTAACAATCAAGAATTACTTGAAGCCTGTTTCGCCATTCGCATGGCTATTTTTGTGGAGGAGCAAGGGGTTCCAGCAGAAGATGAATTCGATGCTTATGACGCATTAGGTACAGAAGCTCGTCACATTCTTCTCTATGTAGATGGAGTGCCTGCCGCTTCTTCCAGATTGCGGATCGTTGATGACGTTGCCAAGCTAGAGCGAATCTGCGTCATGCTGGAATACCGTAAACATGGTCTAGGCCGTGTATTGATCGACAAGCTGGAGCAGATGGCGCTAGATCAAGGACTGACAAAAGCCAAACTACATGCACAGGTGCAAGCCTCCGGGTTCTATGAACGTCTTGGGTACGCACCGGCATCGGATGTATTTTTGGAAGATGGCATTCCGCATCTATTGATGGTCAAACCACTTAAATAA
- a CDS encoding MarR family winged helix-turn-helix transcriptional regulator, whose protein sequence is MKDVLREIGMIARCLDSISNVEFQHLNLSRGQYLYLYRICENPGIIPNQLAELIKVDRTTAARAISKLESDGFITKRSAVDNKKNKELYPTEAGLEAWEFIRREGAHSDQVTLAGLTEEEIETAVSLLRRMRHNIEVDWRFVKKGGRRPYMDQEE, encoded by the coding sequence TTGAAGGACGTATTGCGTGAAATTGGCATGATTGCACGTTGTCTGGATTCCATTAGTAATGTCGAATTCCAACATTTGAACTTATCACGGGGGCAGTATCTCTACCTTTATCGCATATGTGAGAACCCGGGAATTATCCCGAACCAGCTCGCTGAACTAATTAAGGTTGACCGGACTACGGCAGCTCGTGCAATCAGCAAGCTAGAATCCGACGGATTCATTACTAAACGCTCAGCAGTGGATAACAAGAAAAATAAAGAGTTATATCCAACAGAGGCCGGTCTTGAGGCGTGGGAGTTTATTCGTAGAGAAGGGGCTCACTCTGATCAAGTTACACTGGCTGGATTAACGGAAGAAGAGATCGAGACGGCCGTCTCTTTGTTACGCCGGATGCGTCACAACATTGAAGTGGATTGGCGGTTCGTGAAGAAGGGTGGGCGTAGACCGTATATGGATCAGGAGGAATGA
- a CDS encoding diguanylate cyclase domain-containing protein, which yields MRNKAPIRRIGWGYASLIGLAVIQQLVVYLKIYMNQSYTTLDVIFSVVSLAALVLGFILPVGVSVVVVFVYLVSYFVWLVTYADVNVLTFSWWLLIPANVAVAAFIKASLVRSARIMDRLQEMQDRNPEIDLDTSLGNKDALADTVIKQSNLAKRYSEQYGFSMAMFKIEFLPLVMESLGSVRYAQFLLALSSTIQKQIRFEDYKFFVDRGRFVILCPMVNVEYLPVLTQRIKTAMMELSFIDKKGNELQTVIRSGALIFQKENFSKYEDIDAVIAALERNTETDLIGEYI from the coding sequence ATGAGAAATAAAGCACCTATTCGCCGTATTGGATGGGGATATGCCAGCTTGATTGGACTCGCTGTAATTCAGCAGCTTGTTGTATATCTCAAAATTTATATGAATCAAAGTTATACCACGTTAGATGTCATTTTTAGTGTTGTGTCATTAGCTGCACTAGTTCTCGGTTTTATATTACCTGTTGGCGTATCTGTTGTTGTCGTATTTGTGTATCTGGTTTCTTATTTTGTGTGGTTGGTAACCTATGCCGATGTTAATGTGCTTACATTCTCATGGTGGTTACTCATTCCCGCTAATGTTGCTGTGGCTGCATTCATCAAGGCCAGTCTTGTGCGGAGCGCACGGATTATGGATCGCTTGCAGGAGATGCAGGATCGTAATCCAGAGATTGATCTCGATACCTCGCTTGGAAACAAGGATGCACTGGCGGATACAGTTATCAAGCAGAGTAACCTTGCCAAACGATATTCAGAGCAGTATGGATTCAGTATGGCGATGTTTAAAATTGAATTTCTACCCTTGGTTATGGAATCTCTCGGATCAGTGAGATATGCGCAGTTTCTGTTGGCGTTGTCCAGTACGATCCAGAAGCAGATCCGATTCGAGGATTACAAATTTTTTGTGGATCGTGGGCGTTTTGTCATTCTATGTCCAATGGTGAACGTAGAGTATCTTCCCGTGCTTACCCAGCGGATCAAAACAGCGATGATGGAGCTATCGTTTATTGATAAGAAGGGAAATGAACTACAGACGGTTATTCGCTCAGGAGCACTCATTTTTCAGAAAGAAAATTTCAGTAAGTACGAAGATATTGATGCGGTTATTGCTGCGCTTGAACGGAACACAGAGACAGATCTCATCGGTGAATATATCTAA
- a CDS encoding glycosyl hydrolase, with the protein MRNISRKGLLWLLIVVASMTAGSMIYMKGKWVEDEPSPTAAFVQHHMTNPNGTLASYLKDATSESPDVVAGREALSESLGLWMQYAVAQNDEELFKQSYDLLTTYFLMPQKYIAWKLDAEGESLVTTNALGDDLRIIGALLSAAELWEQDKAGVLKTATELTQTLNLSAQMEGYYVDFHDFSNGISSDTLSLVYVDLPALNAMERYELIEPGTYEKYEYMLKSMPDDGLFYPKSFNVNSKTYIYDDKVNLIDQLIVANHLTTTSHKPDKLISFLKEEFATRKQLAGQYRRSDRTPVVAYESPSVYGLAILLAIKSGDPKWAKQLYNHMITFQSQDPNYPGGYVFNGDTHAFDNLFPLIAETELQKYLRK; encoded by the coding sequence ATGAGGAACATAAGCCGGAAAGGACTGCTATGGCTGCTTATTGTCGTTGCTAGTATGACGGCAGGTTCAATGATCTATATGAAGGGGAAATGGGTAGAGGATGAACCCTCTCCAACAGCTGCATTTGTCCAGCATCATATGACCAATCCGAACGGTACGCTGGCTTCTTACCTGAAGGATGCTACGTCGGAGTCGCCTGATGTTGTAGCAGGGCGGGAAGCGTTGTCCGAGTCCTTGGGCTTATGGATGCAGTATGCTGTCGCCCAGAACGATGAGGAATTATTCAAGCAAAGCTATGATCTGCTAACGACCTATTTTCTAATGCCGCAGAAATATATTGCCTGGAAGCTTGATGCTGAAGGGGAATCTTTGGTCACCACCAATGCGCTAGGGGATGATCTGCGAATCATAGGTGCGTTGCTCTCGGCTGCTGAACTGTGGGAACAGGACAAGGCCGGCGTACTTAAGACAGCTACAGAACTCACCCAAACATTGAATCTATCGGCGCAGATGGAAGGCTACTATGTAGACTTTCATGATTTCTCCAATGGAATTTCATCAGATACATTAAGTTTGGTTTACGTGGATCTACCCGCGTTGAATGCGATGGAGCGGTATGAATTGATTGAGCCAGGGACGTACGAGAAGTACGAGTACATGCTAAAAAGCATGCCGGATGATGGTTTGTTCTATCCTAAATCGTTTAATGTGAACTCCAAAACATATATCTATGATGACAAGGTAAACCTGATTGATCAATTAATTGTGGCTAATCATCTGACAACAACCAGTCACAAGCCGGATAAGCTCATTTCTTTTCTAAAGGAAGAGTTTGCGACCCGGAAGCAGCTTGCTGGACAATATAGACGAAGTGACCGTACACCCGTCGTTGCCTATGAATCTCCATCTGTATATGGACTTGCGATTCTACTTGCGATCAAGTCAGGTGATCCAAAATGGGCTAAACAACTGTATAACCATATGATCACATTCCAGAGCCAGGATCCCAATTATCCCGGTGGGTACGTATTTAACGGGGATACACATGCATTTGATAACCTTTTTCCATTAATTGCTGAGACAGAATTACAAAAATACCTTCGAAAGTAA